The Thermodesulfobacteriota bacterium genome has a segment encoding these proteins:
- the cas2 gene encoding CRISPR-associated endonuclease Cas2, translating into MFYLISFDVSDDRVRYRVVKALKGCGVRVQKSVFECPDLTEKRLAKLQTRLAGLIDHLTDSVRYYRLCGNCLQEVEWTGTGEAPETRVHLVA; encoded by the coding sequence GTGTTCTATCTCATCTCCTTCGACGTCAGCGACGACCGAGTCCGCTACCGGGTGGTCAAGGCCCTCAAGGGCTGCGGGGTGCGGGTCCAGAAGTCGGTGTTCGAATGCCCGGACCTCACGGAAAAGCGGCTGGCCAAGCTCCAGACCCGCCTGGCCGGCCTCATCGATCACCTCACCGACTCGGTGCGCTACTACCGCCTGTGCGGCAACTGTCTCCAGGAGGTGGAATGGACCGGCACCGGCGAGGCGCCGGAAACCCGGGTGCATCTGGTGGCGTGA